From one Halothece sp. PCC 7418 genomic stretch:
- a CDS encoding TM0106 family RecB-like putative nuclease codes for MLISDVVLLDYKRCNRRPFLNFYGDSSQQDAQREFLLKLREENRKQVLEILGNTPYHQPETSVEYWEESGKETLTLMEQGVECILNGVLWQTGLAGWDLPFSGLKTVTLLASPSLLVKQPGSSIFGDWQYEAVSIRLGRRPKPEYKLVSAFQAKLLALIQGSELVNPRLMVKSGSEYNINLSTWIERMEEVLVAILEMLLFQQEPEVFISRQRCNLCQWQTFCYNIAQDQEHLSLLPGVTPSRYEVLQKLGLTNLEKLAQGDSFLLAQELGKEIAFDLKKQALATFYQKPLLKLGSPASVLETIPSARREIYFDIEAEPERNLDYLLGVLIVDYQDKTETFYPLIAETPEQEAEIWEQFLDLVFLDPQAPIFHYSKYEAETIRRLAGLYRTSRKQEQLLLKRLVDLHDRVTRFLILPTENYSLKTIAQWLGFQWRETGVSGEQCVCWYDQWLKTRDRALLDTIIRYNEDDCRATYELKSWLVKFLSFHDPKTEQLLHQI; via the coding sequence ATGCTAATCAGTGATGTTGTCCTTTTAGACTATAAACGTTGTAACCGACGACCATTTTTAAACTTTTATGGAGATTCTAGCCAGCAAGACGCACAACGAGAGTTTCTCCTCAAACTACGAGAAGAAAACAGAAAACAAGTATTAGAAATCCTTGGGAATACGCCTTATCATCAACCTGAAACATCGGTGGAATACTGGGAAGAGAGTGGAAAAGAAACCCTCACTCTCATGGAACAAGGAGTAGAGTGTATTTTAAATGGAGTCTTGTGGCAAACTGGTTTAGCGGGTTGGGATCTGCCGTTTTCAGGATTAAAAACAGTTACTTTATTAGCCTCTCCTAGTTTATTAGTTAAACAACCTGGATCGTCTATTTTTGGCGATTGGCAATATGAAGCGGTGAGTATTAGGTTAGGTCGCCGTCCGAAACCAGAATATAAATTAGTATCCGCTTTTCAAGCCAAATTACTCGCTCTGATTCAAGGCAGTGAGTTAGTCAATCCTCGTTTAATGGTTAAATCTGGCAGTGAATACAATATTAATCTTAGCACTTGGATAGAGCGAATGGAAGAGGTGCTAGTCGCCATTTTAGAAATGCTGCTTTTTCAACAAGAGCCTGAAGTTTTTATCTCCAGACAACGCTGTAATTTATGCCAATGGCAGACTTTTTGTTATAACATTGCTCAAGACCAAGAACATCTTTCTTTACTGCCAGGAGTCACTCCCAGTCGTTACGAAGTGCTGCAAAAATTGGGGTTAACGAACTTAGAAAAACTTGCCCAAGGAGATAGTTTTTTACTCGCGCAAGAACTGGGAAAAGAAATTGCTTTTGACTTAAAAAAACAAGCCCTAGCAACATTCTATCAAAAACCGTTATTAAAATTAGGGTCTCCCGCGTCAGTTTTAGAAACAATTCCTAGTGCAAGGCGAGAAATTTACTTTGATATTGAAGCCGAACCTGAACGAAATTTAGATTATCTCTTAGGGGTTTTAATTGTGGATTATCAAGATAAAACCGAAACATTTTATCCTCTGATTGCAGAAACGCCAGAACAAGAAGCAGAAATCTGGGAACAGTTTTTAGACTTGGTTTTCCTTGATCCCCAAGCACCAATCTTCCATTACTCTAAATATGAAGCAGAAACAATTCGCCGATTAGCGGGACTTTATCGGACTTCACGAAAACAAGAGCAGTTACTCTTAAAACGATTAGTTGATCTCCATGATCGGGTAACGCGGTTTCTGATTCTTCCCACTGAGAATTATTCCCTAAAAACGATCGCGCAGTGGTTAGGGTTTCAATGGCGAGAAACAGGGGTCAGTGGTGAACAATGTGTCTGTTGGTATGATCAATGGTTAAAAACGCGCGATCGCGCTTTATTAGATACGATTATTCGCTATAACGAAGATGATTGTCGGGCTACCTATGAACTCAAATCTTGGCTAGTCAAGTTTCTATCTTTTCATGATCCGAAAACTGAGCAACTCTTGCATCAAATCTAG
- a CDS encoding aminotransferase class V-fold PLP-dependent enzyme translates to MGWTQQGYFNFGGQGPLSEQTWSAIAQGYDRIRSEGPFSQRVNSWLQEESAKTRQAIAEEVGTTPETITLTENVTVGCNIALWGLKWQQDDHILLTDCEHPGIIATVQELADRFGIKYSFCPIMETLNEGDPTAVIQDHWREKTKLVVLSHLLWNTGQVLPLQEITRACHEKGIFVLVDAAQSVGSLPLNLPETGVDFYAFTGHKWLCGPAGVGGLYISPQSFGELRPTFIGWRGINTDSQGKPVSYKEDGRKFEVATSAYPQYMGLTSAIAQHNQWGTPTERYQKICQLSAILWERLSSLSQLNCLRTSPPEAGLVSFQLDHISHQSFVTELEEAGFLLRTLADPDCIRACVHYFTTEEEIDALVTTIKEKL, encoded by the coding sequence ATGGGTTGGACTCAACAAGGCTATTTTAACTTTGGTGGACAGGGGCCATTATCGGAACAGACATGGAGCGCGATCGCGCAAGGATATGACAGAATTAGATCCGAAGGTCCTTTTTCTCAGCGTGTCAATAGTTGGTTACAGGAAGAAAGTGCAAAAACCCGTCAAGCCATCGCGGAAGAAGTGGGAACGACACCAGAAACGATTACTCTGACAGAAAATGTCACTGTTGGCTGTAATATAGCGTTATGGGGACTGAAATGGCAGCAAGATGATCATATTCTCCTCACGGACTGCGAACATCCAGGGATTATTGCAACCGTTCAGGAATTAGCCGATCGTTTCGGAATTAAGTATTCTTTTTGTCCGATTATGGAAACCCTGAATGAAGGCGATCCAACGGCGGTTATTCAAGACCATTGGCGAGAGAAGACAAAATTGGTCGTTTTATCTCATTTGTTGTGGAATACAGGACAAGTGCTTCCTCTCCAAGAGATTACTCGTGCTTGTCATGAAAAAGGGATTTTTGTTTTAGTTGATGCAGCGCAATCGGTGGGGTCACTCCCCTTAAACTTACCAGAGACAGGGGTTGATTTTTATGCCTTTACGGGACATAAATGGTTATGTGGCCCTGCGGGTGTCGGTGGGTTGTATATTTCTCCGCAGAGTTTTGGCGAACTGCGTCCGACGTTTATCGGTTGGCGTGGGATTAATACAGATAGTCAAGGAAAGCCTGTCAGTTACAAAGAAGATGGACGGAAGTTTGAGGTGGCGACATCTGCTTATCCGCAGTATATGGGATTAACTAGCGCGATCGCGCAACATAATCAATGGGGAACCCCAACCGAACGCTATCAAAAAATTTGTCAACTCAGCGCAATCCTTTGGGAACGCCTTTCTAGTCTATCCCAACTCAACTGTTTACGCACTTCTCCCCCAGAAGCCGGTTTAGTTTCGTTTCAGTTAGATCATATTTCTCACCAATCTTTTGTCACAGAATTAGAAGAGGCGGGATTTTTATTACGAACACTTGCTGATCCAGACTGCATCCGTGCTTGCGTCCATTATTTCACCACAGAAGAAGAAATCGACGCATTAGTCACCACGATCAAAGAAAAACTGTAA